CGCGACGGCCAGGAACACCAGGCCGGGGTAGCCGCCCAGCACCGTCGCCTCGATCGCCACCAGCAGCGCCGGGATCAGCGGCAGCAGTCCCACGATCAGCAACGGGATGCGCGCCCGCCGCACCACACCGGACAGCCCCTCGGCCAGTTCGCGCGACAGCGTCTCCCGAGCCTCACCGGCCGACGAGGCGGCGTCCGCCGCGATGCGCAGCCACCGGTCGGACCGGCTCTCCTCCGTGGTCATCGGCTCCTCACTTCGTTCGGTACGGCAGGACGACGATCCGCTCGGCGTCGCGGTCGAGCAGCGCCGGCGCCAGACCGGACAGCGCCGCCACCTCGTCCGCCGACGCGTACCCGCCGCGCAGATCACGCGCCAGCACGAACTCCTCGGCCGTCTCGCGCGGCCAGCCCAGCGCCGTCGCCAGCTCGCCGGCGCCCGCGTTGTTGAGGTCGACCAGCCCGCCGTCGTCGTAGTCGGGGCCGGCGCCCGGGCGCCCGATGCCCAGCTCGTGCGCCATGGCCGGGTCGCGGGTGACGATCTCGCGGGCCTGCCGGCGCCGCTCCCGTCCGGCGAGGACCTCGCGCACGGCCGGATGGTCCTCGATGGCGGCGGCGCCGTCGTACGGCGGCAGCTCGACAGTCTCCTCGCGGCGGCGGAACACGACCGGGCGGGCCTTCAGCGCCGCCCCGACCCCGGCGACGGTGGTCGCCAGGAAGATCATCACGAACACGTCGTTCTCCGAGCCCAGCGCGTACTTCAGCAGCATGCCGGCACCGCCGGCCGCCAGCGCGGCGGTCGCCGCCAGCCAGCCGGACGTCCGGGTGCGCCACCATGCCTGGGCCGCGGGCAGCCAGCCGAGGATCCCGACGGTGTACACCGGCATGAGCACCCAGAGGGCCTGGCCGATCACCCGGAAGACGCGCCGCACGGGCGCAAGGATGCCATATGACGGCCAGTGATCACCGCGGTCGCGGCGGCAACAGGGTCAGCCGGTCGGCATCGCGCGATGGCACGATCCCAGTGCAGGACGCTCACGAGTCCGTCCGCCGTGACGTTGTTCAGGTCGACCGGACCGCCGTCGTCGAACGACCTCGGCAGGTCCGGCCTGCCGATGGCCGGCTCGTACGCCATGGCCAGATCGTGGGTCGCGATCTCTCGCGGCGGCGCCCCCCATGGTCATGCCGGTCAGCGTGCCACAGACTCTCAGCCGCGGGGAAGGACGAACTCGTAGCCGGCGGCGCGCAGGGTCTCGATGATCGCCGGCAGCGCCGCCACCGTGCCCGCGCGGTCGCCGCCGCCGTCGTGCAGGAGGACGATCGCGCCCGGGTGGATGTGCTCGGCCACGTAGTCGTGGATGGCTCGGGCGCCGGGTTTGCGCCAGTCGCCCGGGTCGACGCTCCAGCCGAGGGGGACCTGGTCGTGCCCGGCGGCGATCTCGTTGACGTTGGCGGCGAAGTTGCCGCCCGGCGCGCGGAAGAACGGCACCGCGACGCCCGGGACGGCGTCGTCGATGGCGGCGAGAGTGCCGGCGATCTCGTCGTCGATGACGCCGGGGTCGCGGTCGGGCAGCGAGGTGTCGTGGCTGACGGTGTGGTCGCAGAGCCGGTGGCCCTCGTCGGCGATCTCCTGGACGAGCTTCGGGTACAGCCGCGCCATCTCGCCGACCAGGCAGAACGTCGCCTTGATCTCGTACTGGCGGAGGATGCGCAGCACCTGCGGGGTCTGCTCGGGATGCGGGCCGTCGTCGAAGGTGAGGGCGACGGTGGCGCCGTCGCGGCCGGTGAGGCGGCGGGTGCCGGCCTTGTCGACCTCGGCGACCGGGGGCTTGCCGCCCTCGGCGGCCGGGACCAGCGACAACACCCGGTCCGGCGTCTTCGGCGCGGCCTGCTGGGCGGTCTCGGCGGCGGCGGACGTGCTGCCGGGCGGCTCGCTGCGGGCGGCGCCGACGATGACCCCGACGATGAGGCAGAGAATCAGGGCAGCACGGAGCTCTCGGGACACCGGCACCACCCCACCTCAGTCAGGACGAATCCATCAGAACCCGGCAGGTGCGACGGTACCGGCGCAGCACCGCAGACCCGGTGAGGCGCGCCGAATGCGCTTTCCCTCCCAGACCGCCCACCCCCTGCGGAAAGCCGCAGGGCGATC
This Jiangella alba DNA region includes the following protein-coding sequences:
- a CDS encoding polysaccharide deacetylase family protein, whose protein sequence is MSRELRAALILCLIVGVIVGAARSEPPGSTSAAAETAQQAAPKTPDRVLSLVPAAEGGKPPVAEVDKAGTRRLTGRDGATVALTFDDGPHPEQTPQVLRILRQYEIKATFCLVGEMARLYPKLVQEIADEGHRLCDHTVSHDTSLPDRDPGVIDDEIAGTLAAIDDAVPGVAVPFFRAPGGNFAANVNEIAAGHDQVPLGWSVDPGDWRKPGARAIHDYVAEHIHPGAIVLLHDGGGDRAGTVAALPAIIETLRAAGYEFVLPRG